The Papaver somniferum cultivar HN1 chromosome 3, ASM357369v1, whole genome shotgun sequence genome includes a region encoding these proteins:
- the LOC113361133 gene encoding uncharacterized protein LOC113361133 — MLSTRPRLKYLSGDKRKTSTGCSQDGRNVRPRIHVDFSETEAIIHGGEGRSKNYKLLPNAIKSPIASLNFAPLSIDGLRLSAAGHTIYDSSVEREAEEDVSVEVESTGDVYLEDSNKENP; from the exons ATGCTTTccactcgaccaagattgaagtatctttctggtgataaacgaaagacaTCCACTGGATGTTCACAG gacggtcgtaatgtaagacctcgaatccatgtagACTTCTCAGAAACCGAAGCAATTATTCATGGAGGAGagggcaggagcaagaattataagctgttacctaacgCCATAAAATCCCCAATTGCTTCTTTG AACTTTGCGCCAttaagtattgacggtcttcgactctctgctgctgggcataCGATTTATGACTCAAGTGTTGAAAGAGAGGCTGAA gaggatgtctccGTGGAAGTGGAGAGCACTGGTGATGTTTATTTGGAGGATAGCAACAAGGAAAACCCCTAG